The DNA region TTTAAGTGTTATTTCACTTTCTAGGGAAGATACATTTAAAGTAATTTTCATCTTTTCTATCTTAGTTTTTCCTTCCATTGAGACAGTTAATTCATCTATTTTAGATTTTAATATCTTGATTTCATTTTCAATTTTAGATACTTCTGAACTGTCAACTTCAATAGTATTAACTCCTAGAAATTCTTTATAGTTTGCAATTTTTTCTTTTAATTCTTTAAAAATATTTTCCATATACAATCCCTCCTAATATTCTACTTTTTCTTCCCCTATTACTTCTCCATTTTTGTACATAACATATTTTTCCAACTTACCATTCTTATAGAATTGCCATTCTCCATGCCTTTTGTCATCTTTATTCAAACCATAATATATGATATTATGATTTTCTTCAAAAGCCATTTCAATTCCATTTTTCATTTCATCTTTAAGCTCAATTTTAATCTTTAAAGCTCCATTGCTATAATACTCCCCAAATGTCCTCATCTCCCCCTTTTTATATGTTCTAACTTCTGTAACCATTGCATACTCATCATACATCCATTCTGAACCATGTTTCAAGCCATCTCTATAAGAACACTCATACTTATCTAATCCATTTTCATAATATTCAAAATATACTCCTGAAAATAGCTCTCCATCTTTAAACATAAGTTCTTTAAAGTCAACTGCTCTCTTTTCAAAACCCATATTCTCTTTCCTCTATCTTAATAATTCATAATTGTTACTCTACTTACATAATATTTTTCTGAATTTATTTCAAGTTCCAAATAATCATTTTCTTCATTTCTTCCAAATTCATCAATTCTACCTTCAACAATTTGCCCTTCATCTGTATATAGTTTTAACTTTCTATATTCTTTTTTTGCAGTCATCAAGAAAACTATTTTTTCTTCAAATAAATTTATCTCTCTTAAAAATGGAGGTAAAGTTACATAACTTGCAAATATCTCCCTTATCATTTCAGATTCATTCTTGTTTTTCATCAATTTTTTTAGCTCTATGTATTTAGGGATATTTTCTTTTTGTAAAGCAAACTGTAAATGCTCTTTCTTTTCAAATGGAGTAATCTTTATGAAATTAGTGTCTGAACGAAAAAAAAACTTTATTAAAATACGGTTACACAAATCATATTTAGCTATTTTGAAATGTTTTACATC from Fusobacterium simiae includes:
- a CDS encoding toxin-antitoxin system YwqK family antitoxin encodes the protein MGFEKRAVDFKELMFKDGELFSGVYFEYYENGLDKYECSYRDGLKHGSEWMYDEYAMVTEVRTYKKGEMRTFGEYYSNGALKIKIELKDEMKNGIEMAFEENHNIIYYGLNKDDKRHGEWQFYKNGKLEKYVMYKNGEVIGEEKVEY
- a CDS encoding DeoR family transcriptional regulator, which encodes MLKKETEKSNIKVLIPKYINEILDKDVKHFKIAKYDLCNRILIKFFFRSDTNFIKITPFEKKEHLQFALQKENIPKYIELKKLMKNKNESEMIREIFASYVTLPPFLREINLFEEKIVFLMTAKKEYRKLKLYTDEGQIVEGRIDEFGRNEENDYLELEINSEKYYVSRVTIMNY